Proteins encoded within one genomic window of Synergistaceae bacterium:
- a CDS encoding HIT domain-containing protein, which yields MKNIYAPWRMKYIVAPKKDERCIFCCLPQEDCDEENMILFRGDKCFVIMNAFPYNPGHLMVAPYLHTAEFESLDSEILLEMQLLAGRCLKALDKSMSPQGFNMGINIGKVAGAGIDCHLHLHIVPRWNGDTNFMPVLSDVRVVAESLNETYIKLKRAWS from the coding sequence ATGAAAAATATCTATGCGCCGTGGAGGATGAAATATATAGTCGCCCCGAAGAAGGATGAACGGTGCATATTTTGCTGCCTCCCCCAGGAGGACTGTGACGAGGAGAACATGATCCTCTTCCGCGGTGATAAGTGTTTTGTGATTATGAATGCCTTCCCCTACAACCCCGGGCACTTGATGGTGGCCCCTTACCTTCATACGGCGGAGTTCGAATCCTTGGATAGCGAGATACTTCTTGAAATGCAGCTGCTCGCAGGCCGTTGCTTGAAGGCCTTGGACAAATCCATGTCCCCGCAGGGCTTCAACATGGGCATCAATATCGGCAAGGTAGCCGGAGCGGGCATTGACTGTCATTTGCACTTGCATATAGTGCCTCGTTGGAACGGGGACACGAACTTCATGCCGGTCCTGTCGGACGTCAGGGTGGTCGCGGAGTCTCTGAATGAGACGTACATAAAGCTGAAGCGGGCTTGGTCTTGA
- the rsmG gene encoding 16S rRNA (guanine(527)-N(7))-methyltransferase RsmG yields MNESGKRHNRSASPLDEEEAGRLLDANRERLHLYASLLASYSGKLRLTGPSDPEVIMDEHILDCLFSVSLLPVEGAVIDVGSGGGLPGIVWALCRPGLVVTLLDSVKKKCVALEEMSLELGLENVRVVDTRCEDHARERRESYDCAAARAVASTDVLLEYLSPLVSAGGSIICFKGPKHLEEIETIEDEWHLLGLGNFKRYKYEIASKKRYILEWKKTGNTPGEYPRKVGIAEKRRWWRC; encoded by the coding sequence ATGAATGAATCCGGAAAAAGGCATAATCGCAGCGCCTCGCCGTTGGACGAGGAGGAAGCGGGAAGACTGCTTGACGCGAACAGGGAGAGGCTGCATCTGTACGCCTCGCTGCTCGCCTCTTACTCGGGGAAGCTCCGCCTTACCGGTCCGTCCGACCCCGAGGTGATAATGGACGAGCACATACTTGATTGCCTCTTCTCTGTATCGCTGCTTCCAGTCGAGGGGGCTGTGATAGACGTCGGATCCGGGGGCGGGCTTCCCGGCATTGTATGGGCCCTCTGCAGACCGGGGCTGGTTGTAACCCTATTGGACAGCGTCAAGAAGAAGTGCGTCGCACTCGAAGAGATGTCCCTTGAACTGGGGCTGGAGAATGTCAGAGTTGTCGATACGAGATGCGAGGATCACGCGAGGGAGAGGCGCGAGTCTTACGATTGCGCTGCCGCGCGAGCCGTCGCGTCCACGGATGTGCTGCTGGAATATCTCTCCCCGCTGGTCTCGGCGGGAGGAAGTATAATATGTTTCAAAGGGCCGAAACACTTGGAAGAGATCGAAACAATCGAGGATGAATGGCACTTGTTGGGCCTTGGTAACTTCAAGAGATACAAGTATGAAATAGCCTCCAAAAAGAGGTACATACTTGAATGGAAAAAGACGGGAAACACTCCGGGCGAGTATCCGCGAAAGGTAGGAATCGCAGAAAAACGACGTTGGTGGAGGTGCTGA
- a CDS encoding thermonuclease produces MRNLGYLTLALVIAALCAFLPPFGKEAPLVEPKGIRVLDGDTIKLDDGGETRTIRYLLIDTPELHHPSRPVEELGREALLLNNDLLKRGSLRLEFDRELTDRYGRSLAYLFVDDGGEELFINEELVRHGVALPMIIHPNRKYADRIIDALNEARLAGRGLWHLASPRIFTASQAWSEAPCLAGCFITLELSVEKIDRSAKRIVLREGKTALVAYKGPETEGVFSLSTGDRVRATGKLALSFNGCELPIASDLQVERISF; encoded by the coding sequence ATGAGAAATCTCGGCTACCTAACGCTTGCCCTCGTCATCGCGGCGCTTTGCGCCTTCCTCCCGCCATTCGGAAAAGAGGCGCCCCTTGTAGAACCGAAGGGGATTCGCGTTCTGGACGGAGACACCATCAAACTTGACGACGGAGGAGAAACACGTACCATCAGGTACCTGCTCATAGACACGCCCGAGCTGCACCATCCCTCGCGCCCCGTCGAGGAGCTGGGCAGGGAGGCGCTCTTGCTGAACAACGACCTCTTGAAGAGAGGAAGTCTGCGCCTCGAGTTCGACCGAGAGCTCACCGATCGTTACGGCCGTTCGCTGGCATACCTCTTCGTCGATGACGGGGGAGAAGAGCTGTTCATCAACGAGGAGCTAGTGCGGCACGGGGTCGCCCTGCCCATGATCATTCATCCGAACCGCAAGTATGCGGATCGCATCATCGACGCGTTGAACGAGGCGAGGCTGGCCGGCAGGGGGCTTTGGCACCTGGCTTCCCCGCGTATTTTTACCGCCTCCCAGGCTTGGAGCGAGGCCCCTTGCCTGGCCGGGTGCTTCATCACGCTCGAGCTGTCCGTGGAGAAGATCGACAGATCCGCCAAACGCATCGTCTTGCGCGAGGGAAAGACCGCCCTGGTCGCCTACAAGGGGCCGGAGACGGAGGGCGTCTTCTCCCTTTCCACCGGAGACAGAGTTCGAGCAACGGGCAAACTGGCACTCTCTTTCAACGGGTGCGAACTCCCGATAGCCTCCGATCTGCAGGTCGAGCGCATCTCTTTTTGA
- a CDS encoding response regulator: MREEVVILIAEDDEGHAQLIKRNLERAGLSNKILFFADGQQVVDFLFRTGDGDHRSPHTPYVLLLDIRMPKLDGTEVLARVKSDPELRRMPVIMVTTTDDPREVERCHELGCSCYITKPVEYDAFVNAVRQLGLFLAVVQVPEVNGSQ, encoded by the coding sequence ATGAGGGAGGAAGTCGTAATACTGATCGCCGAGGACGACGAGGGGCACGCGCAGCTTATAAAGCGCAACCTTGAGCGGGCGGGGCTTTCGAACAAGATCCTGTTCTTCGCAGACGGGCAGCAGGTAGTCGACTTTCTGTTCAGGACCGGCGACGGGGATCATCGTTCCCCGCATACGCCCTACGTTCTGCTGCTCGACATAAGGATGCCGAAGCTGGACGGGACGGAGGTCCTGGCCCGGGTGAAGAGCGACCCGGAGCTGAGGAGGATGCCGGTGATAATGGTCACCACGACGGACGACCCGCGAGAGGTGGAGCGGTGCCACGAGCTCGGATGCAGCTGCTACATCACCAAGCCGGTCGAGTATGACGCCTTCGTGAACGCCGTCCGTCAGCTGGGGCTCTTCCTGGCCGTGGTGCAGGTGCCGGAAGTGAACGGGAGCCAGTGA
- a CDS encoding YigZ family protein translates to MMRDEYIEPARETSVEVKISKSRFIGRVIIAKSAEDARASLRQVSELHKQATHNCWAYRIGSAGSEEYYSDDGEPTGTAGKPILGAILKKELVNTLVVVTRYFGGIKLGVRGLIEAYASTASMALDAAGTIERIPVRSYRIRLVYDEMGLISRLTGSFGVSEDDLEFIFTEDVLLTCKLPLADAEKFEQALDEMLHTSRIMEWKAISDD, encoded by the coding sequence TTGATGCGGGATGAGTATATAGAGCCCGCCCGGGAAACGAGCGTCGAGGTAAAGATCTCGAAGTCCCGTTTTATCGGTCGCGTAATCATAGCTAAAAGCGCGGAGGATGCAAGGGCTTCGTTGAGGCAGGTCTCCGAGTTGCATAAGCAGGCGACCCATAACTGCTGGGCTTACAGAATCGGCAGTGCAGGCTCCGAGGAGTACTATTCGGATGACGGAGAGCCGACGGGAACGGCTGGAAAGCCGATCCTGGGTGCCATACTGAAGAAAGAGCTGGTCAACACGTTGGTGGTAGTGACGAGGTATTTTGGAGGCATCAAGCTGGGTGTAAGGGGCCTGATCGAGGCTTACGCCTCCACGGCCTCCATGGCCCTCGACGCCGCGGGGACGATAGAGCGAATTCCGGTCAGAAGCTATAGAATAAGGCTGGTGTACGACGAGATGGGGCTGATCTCCAGGTTGACCGGCTCCTTCGGGGTGTCCGAGGACGACCTGGAATTCATCTTCACGGAGGATGTCCTCCTGACATGCAAATTGCCCCTTGCCGATGCGGAGAAATTTGAGCAGGCACTGGATGAAATGCTTCACACATCGCGGATAATGGAGTGGAAGGCTATTTCGGATGACTAA
- a CDS encoding biotin transporter BioY, whose translation MKVKEWLLACLFAVLTIVGAFVRIPLPVVPLTLQVLIVLLSGFVLGPRYGMLSQVVYLMLGLCGMPVFSGGGGIGYVLSPTFGYLLSYPVAAYVVGVMSPGENAAFSRFAIASFTGLTVIYILGATILYLNLRFIADKGADLVQVLQVGVLPFVAPDLLKAIGAAFIARKTSTVIRLN comes from the coding sequence TTGAAGGTAAAGGAGTGGCTTCTCGCCTGTTTGTTCGCCGTGCTGACCATTGTTGGGGCGTTTGTGAGGATCCCTTTGCCCGTCGTCCCTTTGACTCTGCAGGTTCTGATCGTGCTTCTTTCCGGTTTTGTCCTCGGACCGCGCTACGGGATGCTCTCGCAGGTAGTCTACTTGATGCTGGGGCTCTGCGGGATGCCTGTCTTCAGCGGCGGAGGCGGAATAGGCTATGTTCTGTCGCCTACCTTCGGCTACCTGCTCTCGTACCCGGTCGCGGCGTATGTCGTGGGTGTGATGAGCCCGGGGGAGAATGCCGCTTTTTCAAGGTTCGCGATCGCCTCTTTTACAGGATTGACGGTGATTTATATACTAGGTGCTACTATTCTCTATTTAAATTTACGTTTTATTGCGGACAAGGGCGCAGATCTTGTCCAAGTGTTGCAGGTGGGGGTTTTGCCTTTTGTCGCGCCAGATCTATTGAAGGCTATCGGGGCTGCTTTCATCGCCAGGAAGACATCGACTGTAATCAGGCTGAATTAG
- a CDS encoding response regulator, protein MKGNVAGTRETRVILVVEDDDDLRTLITRRLRREGFDAEGAALGREALDIALSRPGCLLLIDHNLPDMSGIDLVSLLKERGARNPFIFMTGRGDEQLAVRAMKLGALDYLVKGPGLLDRLPLTLEHQIGELETRRRVMEDRAILLDNIRTQIWYLTDERTYGAVNAAHAAFIGLKPEEMASKDLFELFSKDEAEVCMRSNVEVFSTGKPVLSEEHARSASGELRVMSIYKSPKLRDDGSVEYVVCSAEDITEQKMAEEALIEEKERAEWLGRKAEEASRAKSSFLANTSHELRTPLNGAIGFLDLLSDTVLDPTQKQYLGYIRSSMYSLLDVINEVLDISKVESDEFDLVLGPTDIPLLAEQALDVVRGNSLRKKLTISQNIFEEGPRCAMVDPVRLKQVLVNLLGNAVKFTDEGLVELTVEAAPSEDGRCDYMFSVRDTGIGIDSNCVEGLFEPFYQADSSTTRRHGGVGLGIPIAQSILKKMGSRLELESVPGEGSRFFFTLGDIETIPPDEAREDSTARPAIPPPLKTTRPAVILIAEDQKVNRRMLRIMVSKLVPGAVVLEAPDGEKTVELFGDERPDIVLMDLHMPTMSGYVATERIRSIEREQGVASSEKASIIAVTADVQTESKNACDKFGMDGFISKPLDVWELHECLKDALKGLLRP, encoded by the coding sequence ATGAAGGGCAACGTCGCAGGGACCAGGGAGACTAGGGTTATACTGGTCGTCGAGGATGATGACGATCTGCGAACGCTGATAACCAGGCGGCTTCGACGCGAGGGCTTCGATGCCGAAGGGGCGGCGCTCGGACGGGAGGCGCTGGACATCGCCCTCTCCCGGCCGGGATGCCTGCTGCTGATCGACCACAACCTGCCGGACATGTCGGGGATCGACCTGGTCTCGCTGCTGAAGGAGAGGGGGGCGCGCAACCCCTTCATCTTCATGACCGGTCGGGGCGACGAGCAGCTCGCGGTCAGAGCTATGAAGCTGGGGGCGCTGGACTACCTTGTTAAGGGCCCCGGCCTGCTCGACAGGCTGCCTCTCACCCTTGAGCACCAGATCGGGGAGCTGGAGACGCGCAGGCGAGTGATGGAGGACCGGGCAATCCTGCTGGATAACATCCGGACTCAGATCTGGTACCTGACCGACGAGCGCACCTACGGCGCAGTGAACGCCGCTCACGCCGCGTTCATCGGGTTGAAGCCAGAGGAGATGGCCTCGAAGGACCTGTTCGAGCTCTTCTCCAAGGATGAGGCCGAGGTCTGCATGAGGTCCAACGTGGAGGTCTTCTCCACCGGGAAGCCTGTCCTGTCGGAGGAGCATGCCCGCTCGGCTTCGGGGGAATTGCGCGTGATGTCGATCTACAAATCCCCCAAGCTGCGAGACGACGGGAGCGTGGAGTACGTCGTTTGCTCTGCCGAGGACATCACTGAGCAGAAGATGGCGGAGGAGGCCCTCATAGAGGAGAAGGAGAGGGCTGAGTGGCTGGGGCGCAAGGCCGAGGAGGCGAGCAGGGCGAAGAGCTCCTTTTTGGCCAACACCAGCCACGAGCTGCGCACGCCTCTGAACGGGGCGATAGGCTTCTTGGACCTGCTGTCCGACACGGTGCTGGACCCGACGCAGAAACAGTATCTCGGCTATATCCGCTCGTCCATGTACTCGCTTCTCGATGTGATCAACGAGGTGCTGGACATATCCAAGGTGGAGTCGGACGAGTTCGACCTCGTCCTCGGCCCGACGGATATCCCCCTGCTAGCCGAACAGGCGCTCGACGTGGTGCGCGGCAACTCCCTGCGAAAGAAGCTGACCATATCTCAGAACATCTTCGAGGAGGGACCGAGATGTGCGATGGTGGATCCGGTCAGGCTGAAGCAGGTGCTGGTCAACCTGCTTGGGAACGCGGTAAAGTTCACCGACGAGGGGCTGGTGGAGCTGACAGTCGAGGCGGCGCCGAGCGAGGACGGCAGGTGCGACTATATGTTCTCCGTCCGCGACACGGGGATCGGCATAGACTCAAACTGCGTGGAAGGGCTCTTCGAGCCGTTCTACCAGGCGGATTCCTCCACGACCAGGAGGCACGGAGGGGTTGGGCTCGGTATTCCCATCGCCCAGTCCATCCTGAAGAAGATGGGGAGCCGGCTGGAGCTTGAGAGCGTTCCAGGAGAAGGGAGCCGCTTCTTCTTCACTTTGGGCGATATCGAGACGATCCCGCCGGACGAGGCACGGGAGGACTCCACGGCACGGCCCGCCATCCCTCCGCCCCTCAAGACGACCAGGCCGGCGGTGATCTTGATTGCGGAGGATCAGAAGGTCAATCGCAGGATGTTGAGGATCATGGTCTCGAAGCTGGTCCCCGGGGCCGTGGTTCTTGAGGCGCCGGACGGCGAGAAAACGGTGGAGCTGTTCGGCGACGAGAGGCCCGACATCGTTTTGATGGACCTCCACATGCCGACCATGAGCGGCTACGTGGCGACCGAACGTATTCGCTCGATCGAAAGAGAGCAGGGGGTCGCGTCTTCCGAAAAGGCGTCGATAATCGCCGTTACCGCCGACGTGCAGACGGAGTCGAAAAATGCCTGCGACAAGTTCGGAATGGACGGCTTTATATCCAAACCCCTCGACGTCTGGGAACTGCACGAATGCCTGAAGGACGCCCTGAAGGGCCTGTTGAGGCCTTAG
- a CDS encoding 3-methyladenine DNA glycosylase 2 — translation MRVLELSPGLPSDPVHDTVRRAAVFFEESCFAETCTLDVLPRLRISEEALDLAFERAFGLPAGLYVQRQRDLYRDAAKSLSGGDRGTLYLRYRPPYRWEWMYKFLADRAIPGAEAAIDGEYMRTAHFRTAATEHSGWISVRDDPDNDRLEVTVSSSLLPVLPRVISRLRGLFDTDCDPELVYKKLSVMNDLREGLCDPGARAPGCFDPFETAVRTILGQQITVKAARTLAARIVDSFGGYVRAPAHGLERTFPGPDTFLEMSDSIGDRLGGLGVTGARSKSIRSIAESVTNGMIRLSRDADFAEEEKKLLELPGVGPWTANCLGMRVFGLSDAFPHTDLGVRKALEGMSNKEILSLGEAWRPWRSYAVINLWNSRS, via the coding sequence TTGAGAGTCCTTGAACTGTCACCCGGCCTTCCCTCGGACCCGGTTCACGACACAGTAAGGCGAGCAGCGGTTTTTTTCGAGGAGAGCTGCTTCGCAGAGACCTGCACCCTTGACGTCCTGCCACGTCTGCGAATATCCGAGGAGGCTCTGGATCTGGCTTTCGAGAGGGCCTTCGGCCTCCCTGCAGGGCTTTACGTTCAACGGCAAAGGGACTTATATCGGGATGCAGCCAAATCCCTCTCGGGCGGAGACAGAGGCACACTCTATCTCCGCTACAGACCTCCCTACAGATGGGAATGGATGTACAAATTCCTCGCGGACAGGGCCATTCCAGGCGCCGAGGCCGCGATCGACGGAGAGTACATGAGGACTGCGCATTTCAGGACAGCGGCAACGGAGCACTCCGGATGGATCTCGGTGCGAGACGACCCGGATAACGACCGTCTTGAAGTGACCGTCTCCTCGTCTCTTCTGCCTGTTTTACCGAGGGTGATATCGCGCCTTCGTGGACTGTTCGACACGGACTGCGACCCTGAACTGGTTTATAAAAAACTGTCGGTGATGAACGACCTGAGGGAGGGGCTGTGCGACCCTGGCGCACGCGCGCCCGGCTGCTTCGATCCGTTCGAGACGGCTGTTCGGACGATCCTTGGGCAGCAGATAACGGTGAAGGCTGCAAGGACGCTGGCCGCGAGAATCGTCGACTCTTTCGGCGGTTATGTCCGAGCACCGGCCCACGGGCTGGAGCGCACATTTCCCGGCCCGGATACATTCCTTGAGATGTCCGACTCCATCGGCGACCGGCTGGGGGGGCTGGGCGTGACGGGCGCGAGGTCGAAATCCATCCGCTCTATTGCTGAAAGCGTTACGAACGGGATGATCCGCCTCTCCAGGGACGCGGACTTTGCTGAGGAAGAGAAGAAGCTGCTTGAACTGCCGGGGGTGGGCCCCTGGACGGCCAACTGCCTCGGCATGAGGGTGTTCGGCCTGTCCGACGCCTTTCCTCACACGGACCTGGGCGTCAGAAAGGCGCTGGAGGGCATGTCCAACAAGGAGATCCTGTCCCTGGGCGAGGCGTGGCGTCCTTGGCGGTCCTACGCGGTGATCAACCTGTGGAATTCCCGAAGCTAA
- a CDS encoding ParA family protein — protein MMITLTVSNQKGGVGKTTTCINLAAELGKMGYSVLVVDIDPQSNCTSGLGCVVERGGNGLYEALTGEVSPESVVVKTRWKGVSLLPATLDLAGAEIELAGAISRETKLKKTLSGLSGFDIAIVDSPPSLGLLTVNALVAADKLMIPIQCEYFALEGLGQLTRTVSLIQEGLNPKLDISGILLTMLDSRTRLANDVAEEVRTQFGSIVFKTAIPRNVKLAEAPSHAEPIGYYDPACQGAKAYEELSKEVEELWLKSAPLEKD, from the coding sequence ATAATGATAACGCTGACGGTGTCGAATCAAAAGGGCGGTGTGGGAAAGACCACGACCTGCATAAACCTCGCCGCCGAACTCGGCAAAATGGGCTACTCCGTGCTTGTCGTCGACATCGACCCGCAGTCCAACTGCACCAGCGGACTTGGATGCGTGGTCGAAAGAGGAGGAAATGGCCTCTACGAGGCGTTGACAGGTGAGGTCTCCCCGGAAAGCGTGGTGGTCAAGACGAGGTGGAAGGGCGTCTCGCTGCTTCCGGCGACGCTGGACCTCGCAGGCGCGGAGATAGAGCTGGCGGGCGCCATAAGCAGGGAGACGAAGCTGAAAAAGACGCTGTCCGGACTCTCCGGGTTCGATATAGCGATAGTTGACAGCCCCCCTTCCCTCGGCCTTTTGACCGTGAATGCCCTTGTGGCCGCCGACAAACTGATGATCCCCATCCAGTGCGAGTATTTTGCCCTTGAAGGGCTCGGCCAGTTGACGAGGACGGTATCACTGATCCAGGAGGGACTCAACCCTAAACTGGACATCAGCGGAATTTTGCTTACGATGCTCGATTCGCGTACAAGGCTTGCCAACGACGTCGCGGAAGAGGTAAGGACGCAGTTCGGATCCATAGTCTTTAAGACAGCCATTCCAAGAAACGTAAAGCTCGCGGAGGCACCTAGCCATGCGGAGCCGATAGGCTACTACGATCCGGCATGCCAAGGCGCAAAGGCGTATGAAGAGCTTTCCAAGGAGGTGGAAGAGCTATGGCTAAAGAGCGCGCCCTTGGAAAAGGACTAG
- a CDS encoding PAS domain-containing protein, translating to MKPAKHILAAALCMLLAISTAAFGESVAGPPSSRKSVFELFRRGSYPVVLIDPGDGTIIEANDPAIEFYGYPSLVGMTVYEINAEMRDQVSKEMARAVERSTGFFNLKHLLADGSVRDVGVLSTPFRIEEGEVLLSLVFDETERLAAQEAVRRRDLSIILVVLIALIVQSILMLVMVRNKRLRERAESTLQERERTFTALFSGMSEMVAVHRFVFDDEGRRIDYRIVECNAAFERVIGLPAASVIGRRATEIYGGESPYLAEYSEVAETGVPRVLEVFYPPLEKHFLISVVSSAKDRFSTLTTDVTEMKRAEDRLKAKKKELEQIVYAASHDLRSPLVNVEGYSRELEYSIESLEEALSLDLPCEEREAAARVLLPDMKDSLRRIRSGARQMDSLLAGLLKLSRLRRAALNLDQLDMNSIVSDLVTSMRFQIEKAGASVTVGNLPRCYGDAVQVTQVFSNLLNNALNYLAPARPGEIRIEGVLMNDWSVYSVADNGTGIAPEHQEKVFELFHRLNPSDGSGEGLGLTIVRQILWMMGGDVALESKLGEGSVFKVSMPTAPQERGTKE from the coding sequence ATGAAACCAGCGAAGCATATCCTGGCGGCGGCACTGTGCATGTTGTTGGCGATCTCGACCGCGGCCTTTGGCGAGTCGGTAGCGGGCCCGCCGTCGAGCCGCAAATCCGTCTTCGAGCTGTTTCGCAGAGGATCCTACCCGGTGGTGCTGATAGACCCGGGAGACGGGACGATCATCGAGGCCAACGACCCCGCGATCGAATTCTACGGGTATCCAAGCCTCGTGGGGATGACGGTTTACGAGATCAACGCCGAAATGAGAGATCAGGTCAGCAAGGAGATGGCCAGGGCGGTCGAGCGCAGCACCGGCTTCTTCAACCTAAAGCACCTTCTTGCGGACGGAAGCGTCCGCGACGTGGGCGTGCTGTCCACCCCGTTCAGGATAGAGGAGGGGGAGGTTCTGCTGTCGCTGGTCTTCGACGAGACTGAGAGGTTGGCGGCGCAGGAGGCGGTGAGGCGGAGGGACCTCTCGATAATCCTGGTCGTGCTGATCGCGCTTATTGTGCAGTCTATTCTTATGCTTGTGATGGTCAGAAACAAGAGGCTCCGCGAGAGGGCTGAGAGTACCCTGCAGGAGAGGGAGCGCACCTTCACCGCTCTCTTCTCGGGCATGTCCGAGATGGTCGCAGTTCACAGGTTCGTCTTTGACGATGAGGGCAGGCGGATCGACTACAGGATTGTGGAGTGCAACGCCGCGTTCGAGCGAGTTATCGGCTTGCCGGCGGCCTCCGTGATAGGCAGGCGTGCTACAGAGATATATGGTGGAGAGTCCCCGTACCTCGCGGAGTACTCCGAGGTGGCGGAGACCGGCGTCCCCAGGGTGCTGGAGGTCTTCTACCCTCCTTTGGAGAAACATTTTCTGATATCCGTCGTCTCCTCCGCCAAGGACAGGTTCTCCACCCTGACCACCGACGTCACCGAGATGAAACGCGCGGAGGACAGGCTCAAGGCCAAGAAGAAGGAGCTGGAGCAGATAGTCTACGCCGCATCGCACGACCTCAGGTCGCCGCTGGTAAACGTGGAGGGTTACAGCCGCGAGCTTGAGTACTCAATAGAATCCCTCGAAGAGGCGTTGAGCCTGGACTTGCCCTGCGAGGAGCGCGAGGCCGCGGCCAGGGTCCTCTTGCCCGACATGAAGGACTCCCTCCGACGCATAAGGTCCGGGGCCCGCCAGATGGACTCGTTGCTCGCCGGGCTGCTGAAACTCTCGCGTCTCAGGAGGGCGGCGCTGAACCTCGACCAGCTGGACATGAACTCCATAGTGTCCGACCTCGTCACCTCCATGCGCTTCCAGATAGAGAAGGCCGGCGCCTCCGTCACGGTGGGGAACCTTCCCCGCTGTTACGGCGATGCTGTGCAGGTCACGCAGGTATTCTCCAACCTCCTCAACAACGCTCTGAACTACCTGGCCCCGGCCAGGCCCGGGGAGATAAGAATAGAGGGAGTTCTCATGAACGATTGGTCGGTCTACTCGGTGGCCGACAACGGGACGGGGATAGCGCCTGAGCACCAGGAGAAGGTCTTCGAGCTATTTCACCGTCTTAACCCCTCCGACGGGAGCGGAGAGGGGCTGGGACTGACGATTGTAAGGCAGATTCTTTGGATGATGGGAGGGGATGTCGCTCTCGAGTCGAAGCTCGGCGAGGGAAGCGTGTTCAAGGTCTCGATGCCGACGGCCCCGCAGGAGAGGGGGACGAAAGAATGA
- a CDS encoding ParB/RepB/Spo0J family partition protein, which yields MAKERALGKGLASLLPPSESAEKRTGLLMLKTEEIGQNPHQPRRSVDEKLMEELAASIKAYGIIQPIVVRKDDEGNYVLVAGARRLEAAKRAGLGEIPARLIEANEHETREMSLIENIQREELSSLDAAHAINELIIKYSLTHEEIAKNIGWSRAKLTNKLRLLKLPRKICTILEAGMLTEGHCRALLGIGDEETMILVAQKAATYGYTVRQVEEIVKKANADPNLKLKGHTRRKEPSILTQAAKEFARTKGFGVKLTERANGVKLQLDGIELNMAEDILRFIEENAEKYFPGNNPDA from the coding sequence ATGGCTAAAGAGCGCGCCCTTGGAAAAGGACTAGCTTCACTGCTGCCCCCGAGCGAGTCCGCCGAAAAGCGGACAGGGTTGCTGATGCTGAAGACCGAGGAGATAGGGCAGAATCCTCACCAGCCGAGGAGAAGCGTGGATGAAAAACTGATGGAAGAGCTGGCGGCCTCCATAAAGGCTTACGGGATCATCCAGCCTATTGTGGTCAGGAAGGATGACGAGGGGAATTATGTCCTCGTCGCCGGAGCGCGAAGGCTGGAGGCGGCGAAAAGGGCCGGACTCGGGGAGATACCGGCGAGGCTGATCGAGGCGAACGAGCACGAGACAAGGGAAATGTCCCTGATAGAAAACATACAAAGAGAGGAGCTCTCCTCCCTCGATGCCGCGCACGCGATAAACGAGCTGATCATAAAGTACTCTCTGACTCACGAAGAAATAGCAAAGAACATAGGATGGAGCCGGGCGAAGCTGACGAACAAGCTGCGGCTGCTGAAGCTACCACGAAAGATATGCACAATCCTGGAGGCGGGCATGCTGACGGAGGGGCACTGCAGGGCGCTGTTGGGGATCGGGGACGAGGAGACGATGATCCTTGTCGCTCAAAAAGCCGCGACCTACGGATATACTGTGCGCCAGGTGGAGGAAATCGTCAAGAAGGCCAACGCGGACCCAAACCTGAAGTTAAAAGGACATACCAGGAGGAAGGAGCCCTCCATACTTACACAGGCCGCAAAAGAATTTGCCCGCACCAAGGGCTTCGGAGTGAAGCTGACCGAAAGGGCCAATGGCGTAAAGCTTCAACTGGACGGCATAGAACTGAACATGGCTGAGGACATATTGCGGTTCATCGAGGAGAACGCCGAGAAATATTTCCCGGGAAATAATCCCGACGCCTGA